The sequence TAGGAAGGAAAATTAGAAGAGATGAAATATTTGATTTGTTTGTTGCATGATTGTTTAATTGAATCTCTACTGGAATACATGCACACAAGAAACCCAAATGGTGAAGAAAcctataaagtaaaaaaatgaaagtctTACAGCATTAATTCTGCTGTCTGGGAGAATCACTATGAGGAATCCATGAACAGTTTGGTTCATGTTTTTCCAAACTTTTCCCCCTAGGATTATACAATCATATTCATACACAGTATCTCTTATGATAAAAATTTCAGGTTTTTTTATCTGGTAACGAGatagaaaattcaaatttaaaagtgTAAAGAGACTAAGAATGAACTTGGGGGacgagagtgtgtgtgtgtgtgtgtttatgtgtgtgtgtgtgctcagtcgtgtccgactctttgtgaccccatggactgtagcccaccaggctcctctgtccgtgtgatttttcaggcaggaatactggagtgggttgccatttcctcctccaggggatcttcccaacccaaggatcgaacctacatttcttgtgtctcctgcacttgcaggcagattccttgccactagcgccacttgggaagtcctagAGGAGGACGAGAGAATGCCGTTTTCACTGTACaatttcccttccttctctctgcagaTCTGATTGATCGTGCCTTCAGCAGATTCCGCCACAGAGAGGTGGTGCATCTGTCCAGGTTGAGGAACGGGCTGAATGTGCTGGAGCTGTGGCACGGGGCCACCTATGCGTTTAAGGACATGTCCCTGTGCTGCGCAGCACAGTTCCTGCAGTACTTCCTGCAGAAGAGGAAGAGGCACGTCACCGTGGTTGTAGGTGTGCATCGTGGGcatgtgccctggagccccaCAGCACCCCAGCTGGCCGGTGTCCGCCCATGGGATGCCCTCCACTGATGTCTCCTGGGGAGTGTGTTACTGATTCTTTtagagcaacttttttttttttaattgatttataatacttctgagtttcaggtatacagcatagtgattagaggaggcaatggcaacccactccagtgttcttgcctggacactcccatggacggaggagcctggtgggctgccgtctatggggtcgcacagagtcggacacgactgaagtgacttagcagcagcagcagcacagtgattcagttatatgtatctattgttgttgtttagtcactaagttgtgtctgactcttcttcgaccccacggactctagcccatcaggctcctctgtccatgggatttctcagtattacaaaatattgagtatagttccttgtgatATACACTAGATGCTTGGtggttgtctattttacataggtgaagtgctcagttgtgcctgactctttgtgaccccatggactatagcccaccaggttcctctatccatgggatttcccagtcaagaatactggaatgggttgccattctcttctccaggggatcttcccgacccaacaatcaaacctgtatctcttgtgttttttgcattgcaggtggattctttacccactgagacatcagggaagtcctgttttaaatatgtgtatatatatgttaatcccaacctcctaatttgtAGAGCAGGATTCTTAATGTTCTCTTCTGCTGCGGACTGTTTTGACAGACTGATGGAGgctgtggaatcttctcagaataataatttaaataaataaaatacatagatgATATGGTGCCAACTTTACAGGTGCCTTGATTTCTATCCATGGGTCTCTTGGAGGTTCAAGGACCCCAGGTTAAGTACTGGGTTCCTACCCTCCAGGATATCCCCTCACTTGGCAACTGTGCTTTAGGGGCCCATTTCTTTCCATCTCCCTTTGTCTAAAGAGGAGGGTTCCTCCTTTTTCCCATCCAGGAACTTCTGGGGATACGGGAAGTGCTGCCATTGAGAGTGTTCAGGGGGCAAAAAATGTGGACATCATTGTTCTGCTGCCTAAGGGTCACTGCACAAAGATTCAGGAGCTCCAGATGACAACAGTGCTAAGAGAGAACGTCCACGTGTTCGGAGGTGAGTGTTGGGACTGAGGTTCTAGGGGCAGCGTGGCCCTGCCTTGAGTGGCTCCATGTTGGGAGGTGGACTGGAACCAAACTAATCAATTGTCTAGCTGAGcatccttcttcctctcctttctctctccttcccgtCCTTCATCAGTGATATTTTGAGGTTGGTATATGCCCTGACTTAGCCCTAAGTAGGCTAGTGGTTACACAGTCTCAGAAACTATTGGAGGTGACTGGTGCATAAACCATTACTAATAAATAGTACATCCAAGGAAGTGCAGGTTTAAACCTATACCCCAAAGGATGCCACCTCCATGCACATTCAACCTGTTTGTGCCCTGTCTGCAAGGCAGCCACCTAGACCCATAGCCTGAGCCAGATGACTTGGATTTTTTTCCAGGGCACTGAAGTTCAGAGGGCAAAAGCACATTGCCCTCTGAGAGAATGTGCTGTTACGTGTTGGCAGCTCACACCCTCCTTTTCAGTGTTGAATCAACTAATGCGTTTGGTTAGCAGGTCTAAGTATTGAAAATAGGAAGCTACTCAGTGGTACCTGTGGCTCATGACTCCTATTTCCTGAACTGCATCATGAATCATAGCATTTTATGCTTGCAGAAAGGCAAAAGAATCTTAATGTCTGGCCATCTATTCTGAGTGCATCTAATCATTATGAAGCCCAAGAGTGTAGGAAGGCAGGGTGAGTTTGAGTGGAGCCATACTTTTTATtgtgggtttccctagtggttcagacagttaagagtctgcctgccgtgtggaagacccaggttcaatcccttggttgggaagatcctctgcagaagggaatggcaacccactccagtattcttacctggaaaattccatgtacagaagaacctggccagctacagtccatggggttgcaaagagctggatctgactgagcaactaacacacacttgtatacttttttgttgtttatttctacCTGTCACACCCCACTGCACCCCAGGGAGCCCCAAGGAAGGGGTAAGAAAATGAGCAATAGAGATCTTGGTGAAGTTTTGTGCACTGTGGCCTAGAGCAAGCTGTCTAGGGAGCCTGACTTGGTTTGGTCACTCACCCGGCAGGACAACAAATGTGGTAACCGAAAACCCTCCTTCTGTAGCTGACCTGGCCTCCTGTTATAGTCCCATAGATGATGTTTTATATAACACCAGTTTTGTCAAGGACCAAAAACACAGTGAAAACAACCGTTACCCAGGGGAGTAGCATGAGTATTCTTTGTCTATTTGTTCAAGAGCAAACAAAAAGCCTCTCCTACTCTTTTCTTTAGCAAACCCATATACATTCCAGTGAAAAGTTTATTGTTTAGCTAAAGCAAATATTGGCAGAATTAACCTTGGTGATTCATTGCCCATATCTGGCCACATattgggctttccaagtggcgctagtggtaaaaaatccacctgccagtgcaggagatacaagggatatgggtttgatccctgggtcaggaagatccactggagtaggagaCAGCACCCtggtccagcattcttgcctggaaaattccatagaggactctggcaggctgcagtccatgggatcgaaaaagatttggatgtgactgagcagagCATCTAGCTACATTTTCATGCAGTCATGACAAGGTTTTAACACACAAGATTCAGGTTCCTAAGGGTTTTTGTTAAACCATAAGCACCAGAATTGCTATTTATGGATCTGCGACTGTCTTTGCCCCTAGAATCAGATCAGAGAATAGCTTTTTGTGCCTCTGTTCTGGACCTGCATCCTTCTCTCCTTGTATACAGATGTTGGAAGTCTTTTATCTAAGGGCATGTATAGAAGCATCATTCCTGATCATGAGTTGGAGAACGGTGCACATTAGAAAAATGTGGCAGACATGTGGATGGTGATGAATACAGTATGTCATAAGTGTGcctaaattagtttttatttcacAACAGTACCGTTCaagttcttcctttcctttctggaaTCTTCTGATTTGGTTTCCAGGAGGATATGCATTAGTTCGGGAGCTAGCAGTGGGTGTGTGTTTTCCCCTGGACTAGGGAGCTCAGGGAGCAGAGATGGGTCACCTGGATTGTTGTGTCTTAGACACTGATGTTTTCCGAAGTCATTAACATCCATTGTACATTATATACTCGATTCTTCTTAAGCACAGAATAATCAGCCAATGCTAGTTATATATTATTTGggatatttttgcctggaagtaACAGAAAACCTAACTCAGACTGACTTGAACAGGAATATTTTCTAGCTCATGTACTTGTAAGTCTAGAAATGGAACAGGCTTCTGACTGGTTGTTTCACTGCCTTCTGGGAGCCAAGTAATCTTGGTTCCATCTTACCCAATTCTCAAGCTTCTTGTGGTTCATGATGGTTACTGAAGGTAACCAGGTCTCTCTTCCTGTGGCTGTCTCTTGAAAGCAGTGAATCTTTTCCTTGAACCCCAGCAAATACCCCCCTTGTAACATGGATCTGGAGTTAGTCCTGCAGTCTCAGTGCTACTCCATGATGCAAGGGGAAATGAATGGTAACCTCCATGCTTACTCTGGCATTTACCCCCAGTAATCTTATCCCCCTCCGGCCTCCAAGTTTGGATTCAATGGAGAAATAGACCCAGGTTTTAGATAAGAGGTTAATGTCGGCTTGATTGCTGGTTGGACTGGGTTGAGGGGTGCAACTTGGACTAGGCGCTAATTTGCCCAGCAATTACCCAATAATTCATCCATAAATTAAAGTGCACACACACCCAGCTTAAGGAGAAATCCTGCCCTTGCCAGCTTCCCTGCCACGTAGGCGCCAAGGGCAGAACCTCCACCCTTTGATCTAAATGAGGGAACATGGGCAGACCCCACAGAAAGAGCAACTCTTTCCCCTCAGCCCCTGATGGAGAACCATGGAGTAAAGCTCAGCCTCTCACCATCTTACAACCTGATGAGCTATCCTGTCCTTGTTCCCAGAGCCTGGGGAAGCGGGCATGGACTACAAAGAGGAATTCTTCCCCCAGTGGCCCAGAAAGCTGACATTCAATATCTAATTTTAGATAATGGTAGAAACATTGGACCGTAAGGATATGAGCCATGGGTTGAGTGAAGGTCCCAGTGGGATGGGCTGAGTCTGAAAGGCCTTGTGGGCGCATGCTGACCATCAGGGGGTTCTCCGTGCTCCTGACAGCAacttctcctctctcccctgaCAGTGGAGGGTAACAGTGATGAGCTGGATGAGCCCATCAAGACGGTGTTTGCCGATGTGGCCTTTGTCAAGAAGCACAACCTGATGAGTCTGAATTCAATCAACTGGTCCCGGGTCCTCGTGCAAATAGCCCACCACTTCTTCGCTTATTTCCGGTGTGCACCATCCTTAGATACGCACCCCCTGCCCCCCGTGGAGGTGGTCGTGCCAACGGGGGCTGCTGGTAACCTTGCAGGTGAGGAGACCCCTGGACGGAAATGGGCTTTCCAGAAAAATGCCCATGGTCCTTGTCCTCCCGGCCACCCTTTGGCTATAACCTAGGTTGGGtcctttgttattgtttagtcacttagtcatgttcaaccctttgcaaccccaaggactgtagcccaccaggctcctctgtccatgggatttcccaggcaagaatattggagtgggttgccatttccttctcctggggatcttcttgatccagggatcgtaccttggtctcctgcgttggaaggaggattctttatcattgagccaccacggaagcccaggtTGGGTCCTAAGTGATGGGGAACTACACAAAAGAACCTTCCAGAAAATGTTCCTCTGACTTCCTGGGAGGACATCCCAGCCTCTTGCCACAGGGGAGAGCAATGGGTTAACCCCAGTGTGCTCAGCCGCCTGATCTGATGTGTCGCTCAGCAGAGTGTGGGGAGATGAGGTGAAGGTTCAGCTGCTGTTCCCGGATGGCAGAGCCCTCTGCCAGGACGTGGACTttcctcccagccctgctctgagGATAAGGGCTCACCTGGCACGGCGTGTTCTCCTCGGAGACCGTGTGATGTGGAAAGAGTCCTGGACTTGGGCTTCTGGCTCCAGTTCTGTCCTTTACTAGCTGAACGGCTGTCTCTTAGGTTCAGCTCCTCGGCTATCAAAGGGAGACTGGACCGCTTATCATATCTCTCAGGACGAACGTGAGGCTCAAAttagattctgtgtgtgtgtgaactttgTGAAGGTCGAGTGCTATAAAGCTGCGTGGCATGAAAATCGTTTCCTGTAATAATTATAGGAACGTTGACCAAGCACTGACTATGTGTCAGGCAGTGCTCTGAATCCTTCCTTCCTatcaattcatttaatcctcacatggGCCTGTGAGGGGCATGATACTGTTACTTTCATTTTACaatgaggaggctgtggcacaGAGAACTCCTTGGATGGCCTGTCCTTGGTTATGCACTGGTCAGTCCCAGGGCCGGGATGGCAGCCCAGGCGAGCTGGCTTCAGAGTCTTCGCCCTCTTGAGCTTATGAGGCTGCCTCTTGATGGACGTGACTTTTTTCTGATGGTTCTGTTAGTGGCATCACTTCTGATGGGTGCCCAGGTTGGCTTAGGTGAGACCATGAAAACATCTTAGTGCCCAGGAGTCTTTTTGACTTCAGCTAACACAGGGATGGAAAGAATGAGTTGGCTGTTAGACAAGGACGGCTCAGCCTTCTCACCCGTCTGTGGAGTGAAGCCCACCACACTGCCCATTTGCATCACTCCCCAGGGAATGGTGCCATCTGCCTGTGCCCAGTATCtgccacagagcctggcacaaaaGCAACGTTTGCAGAGGGATCTCTGATCTAGCCCTGGTCCATCAGGAACTAGCTGCTCGACTTTAAGCCTGTGGACCTCCTAAGCCTCCATTGTCATACAAGGATATCATGGCATTTACTGAGGATCTCATGAAATAAGACTGTGAAAGTGCTTTGCAAAATTGAGTGACATTGGGTGGTGTGGGTATCCCTAACTCCTTTTACTTACAGAGATAAACTATTCATGGTAACAGGAACCTTCCTAAACTACGTTACCTTTCTGGGCTCTCCATCTCTCGGGCTGAGGCATTCCTTATTTGTTTTACGCAAACAGTTGCTGTCAGGGTGGACAGTGGTTGCTGCTCTGTCCTCCCTCAGCCCCTTCCCAGGAGACTCAGCCTGAAAGCGCTGGCTCTTGGTCTGGGGACTCAGCGTGTGCTCCAGACTTAGACAGACCTCTAAGTTCACATCCTCACTCTGCCGCTTAGCaggctctgaaagtgaaagtattggtaactcagttgtgtccgactctttgcgaccccataggctgtagccctctagattcttctgtccgtgggattctccagcaagaatactggagtggattgccatgccctcctccaggggatcgtcccgacccatggattgaacctgggtctctcaaattgcaggcagattctttaccatctgagccaccagggaagcccaaagcaggcTTTGGGTGGGTCTTTCAACTTCTCAGAACCTCCATTTTCTCTTCTGCAAATGGTGTGTGTCAGTACCTGGTGGGGGCAGGATTTGGCATGGAGAACAGCATCAGGGCACAGTAACCCCCTCCtactctttcctccttttttttttttttttggtagcagcTTTATTGCTCTatgattcacataccatacaatcaCCCGTTTAAAGTGTTCAGCTTAATAATTTTTAGTGCACACAGatttatgcaaccatcaccataatgTTTTACagcattttcatcaccctaaGAGGAAGCCCTGTTTCCGTTAAGCAGTCATTCCCTCATCTCTCCCACCTCTAGGCAGTCACTAATCTATTTCATCTCTGTAGAttttcctattctggacattttatgtaaatggaatcattcaaTATGTGACCCTTTTATGTCTAGCTTCCTTTCACTTAGGATAACATTTTCAAGGTTCGTCCATATTGTAGCACGTGttagtactttattcctttttatggctgaatattaCTTTATTGTATAGatgtatcacattttgtttatacatttaagagttaatggacatttgggttgcttcagCTTTTtagttatgaataatgctgctatgagcatttgtgtgtatgtttttatgtGGATCTGTTCTGAGTCATCTTAAGTATATACAAACCAGGagtggatttctgggtcatactgAAACTCTgtgcttaactttttgaggaactgctggacaggtttccaaagtggctgcactattttacatGACCACTAATAGTGTATgggggttccagtttctccacatcctgacaAAAACTTGTTTTTTGATTCTAACTatcctagtgggtatgaagtggtgTATCATAGTGATTTTGGTTTGtgttttcctgatgattaatgatgttgagtgggtgtccctggtggctcagtggtaaagaatccacctgccaatctctgggtcagaaagatccctggaggaggaaatggcaccccacaccagtattctcacctgaaaaatcccatggacagaggagcctggtgggttacagatgTTGCAAAAGCGTTGGataccacttagtgactaaacaaccgcatcagtgatgttgagtatcttttcatgtgtccatTGGccgtttgtatatcttttttggagaaatgtcctttttgcctattttttaattggattacttgtatttttattgttgagttgtaagagttcttgaTATATTCTTGGCTCAAGTCTCTTATTAGATATACAATTTGCAAATGGTTTTTCCTATTCTGTGGGTAGTCTTTTTATAGTGATAAATTGATAGTGACAtattgatagtgtcctttgaagcacaaaagctTCAAAAAGCACAAAagtttcttaattttgatgatgtttaattcatctattttttcttttgttgtctgtGATTTTGGTGTCATGTCTAAGAAACCATTGTTCTCTCATAAGCTGGGTGCATCGCTCAGAAGATGGGGCTGCCCATTCACCTGGTCGTGGCAGTGAACAGCAATGACATCATCCACAGGACCGTCCAATGGGGAGACTTCTCTCTGTCTGAAGCGGTCAAACCAACCTTGGCGTCAGCCATGGACATTCAGGTGGGATGTGTCGGCAGGTCTGCCCCAGGTGTTGGTTGGGTGGAGGTGGACAAGGGCTGAGGTCAGCATGACCCCTGGGACCCTGCCTCTCTGCTCAGGTTCCCTACAACATGGAGAGGATCTTCTGGCTGCTATCTGGCTCTGACAGCCAGGTGATAAGAGCCCTCATGGAGCAGTTTGAAAG is a genomic window of Muntiacus reevesi chromosome 3, mMunRee1.1, whole genome shotgun sequence containing:
- the THNSL2 gene encoding threonine synthase-like 2, producing the protein MLPAESRPQDRSLARPLRSIRLPAEPRRFRSLGRAPGIMWYVSTRGMAPRINFEGALFSGYAPDGGLYMPEELPQLGRETLREWSMLSYPSLVKELCSLFIGPELIPRDDLNDLIDRAFSRFRHREVVHLSRLRNGLNVLELWHGATYAFKDMSLCCAAQFLQYFLQKRKRHVTVVVGTSGDTGSAAIESVQGAKNVDIIVLLPKGHCTKIQELQMTTVLRENVHVFGVEGNSDELDEPIKTVFADVAFVKKHNLMSLNSINWSRVLVQIAHHFFAYFRCAPSLDTHPLPPVEVVVPTGAAGNLAAGCIAQKMGLPIHLVVAVNSNDIIHRTVQWGDFSLSEAVKPTLASAMDIQVPYNMERIFWLLSGSDSQVIRALMEQFERTKSVGLPKELHSKLAEAVTSQSVSDEAITQTMGRCWQENEYLLCPHSAVAVSCHYQQVDRQQPSPPRCCLAPASAAKFPEAVQAARLTLDTPAEILALEHKETRCTPMRKGDDWTRMLRDTIEDLSQQWQGRFQSLPA